One Microbacterium trichothecenolyticum DNA window includes the following coding sequences:
- a CDS encoding helix-turn-helix domain-containing protein, with protein MTPLELRALLAHPANGRARVLVEVAGVDAFAGVIVAAREATLPARGDRELAALTEPPPSAPWQQDALVRRVRDRGFRGLALPGADALGAGSRGLAARLGLTLLAVDDPMALARAGWELVQGRDALTLGYVRRVAQSIEYSAAHLADLLRHLSASVGHGVALIDAEGVLLQAGGDLPEAVRAAIDFGLWQDAVSVAEGAAASVRVDSPSRAGLRLAVFGTGLSAAQLSALAVAAEVAMPAVAARILIDEVADVSDVAVASGLLREFLEARDARDPDVEQRMSERGWRMGGYHLAFRIAGRRRLETLELLRFVRRSLAALPVDSQAVTSGRGVTGWLSFAEPPTPARLDEHVAAVRALHDHARRSFDVATGVGSLDSGASGLLRSIDGAVDGVRIATGRAATGWFVRLDALGVEQVLLSWAGSDTFVPAAESLLAPLASHGPELLETLTAYLDHESGVSATATALGLHRNTVAMRIARAQELLGVDLTDTDARLALHLACRALR; from the coding sequence GTGACGCCCCTGGAGCTGCGCGCGCTGCTCGCGCACCCCGCGAACGGTCGGGCGCGGGTACTCGTCGAGGTCGCGGGCGTCGATGCCTTCGCCGGGGTGATCGTCGCCGCGCGCGAGGCGACGCTGCCCGCGCGCGGAGATCGCGAGCTCGCCGCGCTGACCGAGCCTCCACCCTCGGCGCCGTGGCAGCAGGACGCCCTCGTGCGGCGGGTGCGCGATCGCGGCTTCCGCGGCCTCGCCCTGCCGGGGGCCGATGCGCTGGGTGCCGGAAGCCGCGGCCTCGCCGCCCGGCTCGGACTCACCCTGCTGGCCGTCGACGATCCGATGGCCCTGGCCCGCGCCGGGTGGGAGCTGGTGCAGGGGCGCGACGCTCTGACGCTCGGGTACGTGCGGCGCGTGGCGCAGTCGATCGAGTACTCCGCCGCGCATCTGGCCGATCTGCTCCGTCATCTCTCGGCCAGCGTCGGTCACGGCGTGGCCCTCATCGACGCCGAGGGAGTGTTGCTGCAGGCCGGCGGCGACCTGCCCGAGGCGGTTCGCGCGGCGATCGACTTCGGGCTCTGGCAGGATGCGGTCTCGGTCGCGGAGGGAGCGGCAGCGTCCGTGCGCGTCGACAGTCCGAGCCGCGCCGGGCTGCGGTTGGCCGTCTTCGGTACGGGGTTGAGCGCCGCGCAGTTGTCGGCGCTGGCGGTCGCCGCCGAGGTGGCGATGCCGGCGGTCGCCGCCCGTATCCTCATCGACGAGGTGGCCGACGTGAGCGATGTCGCCGTGGCATCCGGTCTGCTGCGCGAGTTCCTCGAAGCCCGCGACGCCCGCGACCCCGATGTCGAGCAGCGCATGAGCGAGCGCGGCTGGCGCATGGGCGGGTACCACCTCGCGTTCCGCATCGCCGGGCGACGCCGCCTCGAGACGCTCGAACTGTTGCGCTTCGTGCGCCGGAGCCTGGCCGCCTTGCCCGTCGATTCGCAGGCCGTCACCAGCGGCCGCGGGGTGACCGGTTGGCTCAGCTTCGCAGAGCCGCCCACACCCGCCCGTCTCGACGAACACGTGGCCGCGGTGCGCGCCCTGCACGACCACGCGCGCCGGTCGTTCGACGTCGCGACCGGTGTGGGCTCGCTCGACAGCGGCGCGAGCGGGCTGCTGCGCAGCATCGACGGCGCGGTCGACGGCGTGCGCATCGCCACGGGACGCGCCGCGACCGGATGGTTCGTGCGGCTCGACGCCCTCGGCGTCGAGCAGGTGCTGCTGTCGTGGGCGGGATCCGACACGTTCGTCCCCGCCGCTGAGTCGTTGCTCGCGCCCCTCGCTTCGCACGGACCGGAACTGCTCGAGACGCTGACGGCCTACCTCGACCACGAGTCGGGCGTCTCGGCGACGGCGACCGCCCTGGGCCTGCACCGCAACACCGTGGCGATGCGCATCGCCCGCGCGCAGGAACTGCTCGGCGTCGACCTCACCGACACCGACGCCCGCCTCGCCCTGCACCTCGCCTGCCGCGCGCTGCGTTGA
- a CDS encoding carbohydrate ABC transporter permease: MTQAVVGATGRAPAPGRARAGGGSSRRRRQGWVAWGFALPFVAVFAIFMVVPIVGSFAMSFTDFTARDIRSPFSVNFVGLEQYAGVLGDPVFLTSLGVTATFVVVGIPVTMALALALALALNASKGRIVSVLRVGFYAPVVTSIVAVAVVWRYILQPEGLLNSALAIIGIQGPDWLNDTRTALPSLIAMAVWRNVGTLMVIFLAGLQAIPTDVKEAALMDGASSWRRLTSVTLPLLRPTLLLGAVLISVGFLQFFEEAFVMTQGGPLNSTLSVAYYTFKQFGFGQYGTASAASYLLFLAIALLSLVQFRVLRSKD, translated from the coding sequence ATGACGCAAGCAGTCGTGGGCGCGACCGGGCGGGCTCCGGCCCCCGGTCGCGCCCGCGCCGGCGGGGGATCGAGCCGCCGCCGGCGCCAGGGATGGGTCGCGTGGGGCTTCGCCCTGCCGTTCGTCGCGGTCTTCGCGATCTTCATGGTCGTGCCGATCGTGGGCTCGTTCGCGATGTCGTTCACCGATTTCACGGCGCGCGACATCCGCTCGCCGTTCTCGGTGAACTTCGTCGGGCTCGAGCAGTACGCCGGGGTGCTGGGCGACCCCGTCTTCCTCACCTCGTTGGGCGTGACCGCGACGTTCGTCGTGGTCGGCATCCCGGTCACCATGGCGCTCGCCCTGGCCCTCGCCCTCGCCCTCAACGCGAGCAAGGGGCGCATCGTCTCGGTGCTCCGCGTGGGCTTCTACGCCCCGGTCGTGACGAGCATCGTCGCGGTCGCGGTGGTGTGGCGCTACATCCTCCAGCCGGAGGGCCTGCTCAACTCCGCGCTCGCGATCATCGGCATCCAGGGTCCGGACTGGCTCAACGACACCCGGACCGCGCTGCCGTCGCTCATCGCCATGGCGGTGTGGCGCAACGTCGGCACGCTCATGGTGATCTTCCTCGCCGGGCTCCAGGCCATTCCCACCGACGTGAAGGAAGCCGCCCTCATGGACGGCGCCTCGTCGTGGCGGCGTCTGACCTCGGTCACCCTGCCGCTGCTGCGCCCCACGTTGCTGCTGGGCGCGGTGCTCATCTCGGTCGGGTTCCTGCAGTTCTTCGAGGAAGCCTTCGTGATGACCCAGGGCGGCCCGCTCAACTCCACCCTCTCGGTGGCGTATTACACGTTCAAGCAGTTCGGCTTCGGGCAGTACGGCACGGCCTCGGCCGCGAGCTACCTGCTGTTCCTCGCGATCGCGCTGCTCAGCCTGGTGCAGTTCCGCGTGCTGCGCTCGAAGGATTGA
- a CDS encoding glucoamylase family protein, whose translation MKHTFAASTAVVGLVLGGLAAASPAVAAPPEKPGPPGHAGPPAHAGPGARDLERYAAATWASLAAMAHENTGLPDDNIGGALEESTASGYTSPTNIGGYLWSTVTARDLGIIDADEARERLTATVSTLETMERNDASGMYYNWYAPDTGAKLEIFPTSGEVIHPFLSTVDNGWLAAGLRIVREAEPTLAERADTLYRSMDFSAFFDAAGAAGLPAGTNRGGFWEAPPGDGCAVEAPMYNGSGEAAFYTCHHYDTTVSESRIATYLGISEGAIPATGLYGTHRTMPAGCDWAWQEQLPTGETRTYDGVDVYEGVYSSDGMSFAPSWGGSMFEALMPDLLIPESEWGPRSWGVNHPITVEVQKRHGLKDAGYGFWGFSPASNPFGGYAEYGVDVAGIRSDGYTSDAEKTDVDIDRPGCTEGTNPDPTFGDGVVTPHAAFLALPYDRAGVLKNLRGLEKKLGAYGPGGFYDAVAVKSGTVAERYLSLDQSMIMAAIGNALTGDSLKDYMVDDRMEQNLRPAIEQQVFGSSWGDRRP comes from the coding sequence ATAAAGCACACTTTCGCGGCATCCACCGCGGTCGTCGGACTCGTCCTGGGCGGTCTCGCCGCGGCATCCCCCGCCGTCGCCGCACCGCCCGAGAAACCCGGCCCTCCCGGGCATGCCGGTCCGCCCGCCCACGCCGGACCCGGCGCACGCGACCTCGAACGCTACGCCGCCGCCACCTGGGCCTCGCTCGCGGCGATGGCCCATGAGAACACCGGCCTGCCCGACGACAACATCGGCGGCGCGCTGGAGGAGTCCACGGCATCCGGATACACCTCGCCGACCAACATCGGCGGGTACCTCTGGTCGACGGTGACAGCGCGCGACCTCGGCATCATCGACGCCGACGAGGCGCGCGAGCGCCTGACCGCCACGGTCTCCACGCTCGAGACGATGGAGCGCAACGATGCCAGCGGCATGTACTACAACTGGTATGCGCCCGACACCGGCGCGAAGCTCGAGATCTTCCCGACCTCGGGCGAGGTCATCCACCCGTTCCTCAGCACCGTCGACAACGGGTGGCTCGCGGCGGGGCTGCGGATCGTCCGCGAGGCCGAACCGACCCTCGCCGAGCGGGCCGACACGCTCTACCGGTCGATGGACTTCTCGGCGTTCTTCGACGCGGCTGGTGCGGCGGGTCTTCCGGCCGGCACGAACCGCGGCGGCTTCTGGGAGGCCCCTCCCGGCGACGGCTGTGCGGTCGAGGCGCCGATGTACAACGGCAGCGGCGAGGCCGCGTTCTACACCTGCCACCATTACGACACGACCGTGAGCGAGAGCCGCATCGCGACCTACCTCGGCATCTCGGAGGGGGCGATCCCGGCGACGGGGCTGTACGGCACCCACCGCACCATGCCCGCGGGCTGCGACTGGGCGTGGCAGGAGCAGCTGCCGACCGGCGAGACGCGCACCTACGACGGCGTCGACGTGTACGAGGGCGTGTATTCCTCCGACGGCATGTCGTTCGCGCCGAGCTGGGGCGGCAGCATGTTCGAGGCGCTCATGCCCGACCTGCTGATTCCCGAGAGCGAGTGGGGTCCGCGCTCGTGGGGCGTGAACCACCCGATCACGGTCGAGGTGCAGAAGAGGCACGGCCTGAAGGACGCCGGGTACGGCTTCTGGGGCTTCTCGCCCGCCAGCAACCCGTTCGGCGGATACGCCGAGTACGGCGTCGACGTCGCCGGCATCCGGTCCGACGGGTACACCTCGGATGCCGAGAAGACCGACGTCGACATCGACCGCCCGGGCTGCACCGAGGGGACGAACCCCGACCCGACGTTCGGCGACGGGGTCGTTACCCCGCACGCGGCGTTCCTCGCCCTGCCGTACGACCGCGCCGGCGTGCTGAAGAACCTGCGGGGCCTGGAGAAGAAGCTCGGCGCCTACGGGCCCGGCGGGTTCTACGACGCCGTCGCGGTGAAGAGCGGCACGGTTGCGGAGCGTTACCTGTCGCTCGACCAGTCGATGATCATGGCCGCGATCGGCAACGCGCTGACCGGCGACTCGCTGAAGGACTACATGGTCGATGACAGGATGGAGCAGAACCTCCGGCCCGCCATCGAGCAGCAGGTCTTCGGCTCGTCATGGGGCGATCGGCGTCCCTGA
- a CDS encoding extracellular solute-binding protein: MRITRWSAVAVVAAAAIALTGCGRTSDTGSGAAEASTIGDAKAEGTLTMWAMGAEGEALPEFVKQFEEANPGVTVEVTPVPWDAAYSKFQTAIAGGNTPDLAMVGSTWMADFGDALQTVPIDLSTDGIFPGAIDSTMIDDRATGVPWYVDTRVLYYRTDIAAQAGWTTAPATWDDLKQMAADMQAKGGADYGIRFPAGNDSFQGNLWMPWSNGAELENGSEWTLDTPETAEAFDYYQSFYTDGIANPAADRSAGAQEADFVSGATPMLIDGPFLIGQLEELGGAGFSDKFTTAVLPTKESSTSFSGGANLAVFDNSKNATSAWKLVQWLTQPDTQAAWYAATGDLPAVQDAWKDDALASSPTLAAFGTQLETAKSVPAVTTWVQVAAAGDAMLEKIRLGQQSPADGLKELQATADQLGLG; this comes from the coding sequence ATGAGAATCACCCGATGGAGCGCCGTGGCCGTTGTCGCCGCGGCGGCGATCGCTTTGACCGGCTGCGGCCGCACCTCCGACACCGGTTCCGGTGCCGCCGAGGCGAGCACGATCGGCGACGCGAAGGCCGAGGGCACGCTCACGATGTGGGCGATGGGCGCCGAGGGCGAGGCGCTGCCCGAGTTCGTGAAGCAGTTCGAAGAGGCCAACCCCGGCGTCACCGTCGAGGTCACGCCCGTGCCCTGGGATGCCGCGTACAGCAAGTTCCAGACGGCGATCGCCGGCGGCAACACCCCCGACCTCGCCATGGTCGGCTCGACGTGGATGGCTGACTTCGGTGACGCGCTGCAGACCGTGCCCATCGACCTCTCGACCGACGGCATCTTCCCCGGCGCGATCGACTCCACGATGATCGACGACCGTGCGACCGGCGTGCCCTGGTACGTCGACACCCGCGTGCTGTACTACCGCACCGACATCGCGGCCCAGGCCGGATGGACCACGGCGCCCGCCACCTGGGACGACCTGAAGCAGATGGCGGCCGACATGCAGGCCAAGGGCGGTGCCGACTACGGCATCCGCTTCCCCGCCGGCAACGACTCGTTCCAGGGCAACCTGTGGATGCCGTGGTCCAACGGTGCCGAGCTCGAGAACGGTTCGGAGTGGACCTTGGACACCCCCGAGACCGCCGAGGCGTTCGACTACTACCAGAGCTTCTACACCGACGGCATCGCCAACCCGGCCGCCGACCGCTCGGCGGGGGCCCAGGAGGCGGACTTCGTCTCGGGCGCGACCCCGATGCTCATCGACGGCCCCTTCCTCATCGGACAGCTCGAGGAGCTCGGCGGCGCCGGCTTCAGCGACAAGTTCACCACCGCGGTGCTGCCGACGAAGGAGTCGTCGACCTCCTTCAGTGGTGGCGCGAACCTCGCCGTGTTCGACAACTCGAAGAACGCGACCAGCGCGTGGAAGCTCGTGCAGTGGCTCACCCAGCCCGACACGCAGGCCGCCTGGTACGCCGCGACCGGCGACCTCCCTGCCGTCCAGGATGCCTGGAAGGACGACGCCCTCGCCTCGTCGCCCACCCTCGCCGCCTTCGGCACGCAGCTCGAGACCGCCAAGTCGGTGCCCGCCGTCACGACGTGGGTGCAGGTGGCCGCGGCCGGTGACGCGATGCTCGAGAAGATCCGTCTGGGCCAGCAGTCGCCCGCCGACGGTCTGAAGGAGCTCCAGGCCACCGCCGACCAGCTGGGCCTGGGCTGA
- a CDS encoding endonuclease domain-containing protein: MCTPADGIHRRLDLLEAGFRRHDIDRAVGNGSFVRLRRGVYADAETCEPRRSAALHGGALACVSAARHVGLWVLSPTDPLHIALRPHGHGHPHDGCVCVEHWDHEERNRFRLATIRGILRQIFFCRGVEEFFVALESALHARKIGRSGLDWLAKNTSPLAREAIALARRDAESGLESLVRWRLRHLDLTVRTQVRIDTVGRVDLLIGDALIVEVDGVENHRSAEHRHRDLLRDARAAAQGFVTLRFDYALVVHDWETVERAIGAHVERGIHRR, from the coding sequence GTGTGCACACCAGCCGACGGAATCCATCGACGGCTCGACCTCCTCGAGGCCGGGTTCCGTCGGCACGACATCGACCGCGCGGTCGGCAACGGATCGTTCGTCCGCCTTCGGCGAGGGGTGTATGCGGATGCCGAGACGTGCGAGCCGCGTCGGAGCGCGGCCCTGCATGGCGGAGCGCTCGCCTGCGTCAGCGCCGCCCGGCACGTCGGACTCTGGGTCCTGTCGCCGACGGATCCCCTCCACATCGCTCTGCGGCCGCACGGGCACGGACACCCGCACGACGGGTGCGTGTGCGTCGAGCACTGGGACCACGAGGAGCGCAACAGGTTCCGCCTCGCCACGATCCGCGGCATCCTGCGACAGATTTTCTTCTGTCGCGGCGTTGAGGAATTCTTCGTGGCCCTGGAGTCCGCCCTCCACGCACGCAAGATCGGTCGGTCGGGTCTGGACTGGCTCGCGAAGAACACGTCACCTCTCGCTCGCGAGGCGATCGCTCTCGCGCGGCGCGACGCCGAGAGCGGGCTGGAGTCTCTCGTGCGATGGCGGTTGCGCCATCTCGACCTGACCGTGCGCACGCAGGTTCGGATCGACACGGTGGGCCGAGTTGACCTCCTCATCGGCGACGCTCTGATCGTCGAGGTCGACGGCGTCGAGAACCATAGGAGCGCGGAGCACCGGCACCGTGACCTGCTTCGCGACGCGCGGGCCGCGGCGCAAGGCTTCGTCACCCTCCGATTCGACTACGCGCTGGTCGTGCACGACTGGGAGACGGTCGAGCGCGCGATCGGCGCGCACGTCGAGCGGGGCATTCACCGGCGCTGA
- a CDS encoding DUF917 domain-containing protein, producing MSWTLTAADLPDLARGATLLGTGGGGDPYIGQKLVERVLGAGSITVLDPDEIADDMFVIPTAQMGAPTVMIEKIPAGTEPTLALRTLEKHLGRTADATMPIECGGINSMIPLLVAAETGLPVVDADGMGRAFPELSMETFAVYGVHGSPLALAGERGETAIIDTGDDDRQMEWLARGVTIRLGGVAHIAEYAMTGADVRRTAIPRTLSMALALGRGIREAREQHRSPFEAIADVLSTTLYPHVRELFVGKVTDVERRTTDGFAKGRATISALDPADDATLEVAFQNENLTARRDGELVAIVPDLICITDIESAEPITTEGLRYGQRVRVLGISTPDIMRTPGALAAFGPSAFGLADAFEPVEQLRGAEVRRLITL from the coding sequence ATGAGCTGGACCCTGACCGCCGCCGACCTGCCCGACCTGGCCCGTGGAGCGACGCTGCTCGGCACCGGCGGAGGCGGCGACCCCTACATCGGTCAGAAGCTCGTCGAGCGCGTGCTCGGCGCGGGGAGCATCACGGTGCTCGACCCCGACGAGATCGCCGACGACATGTTCGTCATCCCGACGGCGCAGATGGGCGCGCCGACCGTGATGATCGAGAAGATCCCGGCCGGTACCGAGCCCACCCTGGCGCTGCGGACCCTCGAGAAGCACCTCGGCCGCACCGCCGACGCGACGATGCCGATCGAGTGCGGCGGCATCAACTCGATGATCCCGCTGCTCGTCGCCGCCGAGACGGGGCTGCCCGTGGTGGATGCCGACGGCATGGGCCGAGCGTTCCCGGAACTGTCGATGGAGACCTTCGCCGTCTACGGCGTGCACGGCTCGCCCCTCGCTCTCGCGGGCGAGCGCGGTGAGACGGCGATCATCGACACCGGCGACGACGACCGGCAGATGGAATGGCTCGCCCGCGGCGTCACGATCCGCCTCGGCGGGGTGGCGCACATCGCCGAGTACGCCATGACCGGAGCCGACGTCAGGCGCACCGCGATCCCGCGGACCCTGTCGATGGCCCTGGCGCTGGGGCGTGGCATCCGCGAGGCCCGTGAGCAGCATCGCTCGCCGTTCGAGGCCATCGCCGACGTGCTGTCGACGACGCTGTACCCGCACGTGCGGGAGCTGTTCGTCGGCAAGGTCACCGACGTCGAGCGGCGCACCACCGACGGGTTCGCCAAGGGGCGCGCGACCATCTCGGCCCTCGACCCCGCCGATGACGCGACCCTCGAGGTGGCCTTCCAGAACGAGAACCTCACCGCCCGCCGTGACGGCGAGCTCGTGGCGATCGTGCCCGACCTCATCTGCATCACCGACATCGAGTCGGCAGAGCCCATCACCACCGAGGGCTTGCGGTACGGCCAGCGCGTGCGCGTGCTGGGCATCTCCACGCCCGACATCATGCGCACCCCTGGCGCGCTCGCCGCGTTCGGTCCGTCGGCGTTCGGTCTCGCCGACGCGTTCGAGCCGGTCGAGCAGTTGCGGGGCGCCGAGGTGCGGCGGCTCATTACCCTGTGA
- a CDS encoding carbohydrate ABC transporter permease produces MTLTSPAAPAVAAETVEPPRRRRRSENRLTPGRALTYTILVVGVIVWILPFAWMLLGSVKTQREILQRPPTWWPQEFTWENFGAWFGQLNFGQFFGNSIVVALFTVLGNLVFCSMVGYALAKMDFPGKKALFLVVMVTLMVPGVVTFVPLFVMVSSLGLVDTYAALILPFVTTPLGVFLMRQFMLGIPDPLLEAARIDGAGELRIFARIVMPLCGPPLATLGILTFLASWNNFLWPLVAAQTEAKYTLPVALSLYSTGQNATDYGLLLAGSVLVIAPIILLFVFLQRYFIQGIASTGLK; encoded by the coding sequence ATGACACTCACGTCACCCGCGGCTCCGGCCGTCGCCGCCGAGACCGTCGAGCCGCCGCGCCGTCGCCGCCGCTCCGAGAACCGGCTCACCCCCGGCCGCGCCCTGACCTACACGATCCTCGTCGTCGGCGTCATCGTCTGGATCCTGCCCTTCGCATGGATGCTGCTGGGCTCGGTCAAGACGCAACGCGAGATCCTGCAGCGCCCGCCGACGTGGTGGCCGCAGGAGTTCACCTGGGAGAACTTCGGCGCCTGGTTCGGGCAGCTGAACTTCGGCCAGTTCTTCGGCAACAGCATCGTCGTGGCCCTGTTCACCGTCCTCGGCAACCTCGTGTTCTGCTCGATGGTCGGCTACGCGCTGGCGAAGATGGACTTCCCCGGCAAGAAGGCGCTGTTCCTCGTCGTGATGGTGACGCTCATGGTCCCCGGCGTCGTCACCTTCGTGCCGCTGTTCGTGATGGTCTCCTCGCTCGGTCTCGTCGACACCTACGCGGCGCTGATCCTGCCGTTCGTCACGACCCCGCTCGGCGTCTTCCTCATGCGGCAGTTCATGCTCGGCATCCCGGATCCGCTGCTCGAGGCCGCGCGCATCGACGGCGCCGGGGAGCTGCGGATCTTCGCCCGGATCGTCATGCCGCTGTGCGGACCGCCGCTGGCGACCCTCGGCATTTTGACCTTCCTCGCCTCGTGGAACAACTTCCTCTGGCCGCTCGTGGCGGCGCAGACCGAGGCGAAGTACACCCTGCCGGTCGCGCTGTCGCTGTACTCGACGGGCCAGAACGCCACGGATTACGGCCTGTTGCTGGCCGGTTCCGTCCTCGTCATCGCGCCCATCATCCTGCTGTTCGTCTTCTTGCAGCGCTACTTCATCCAGGGCATCGCCTCGACCGGCCTGAAGTGA
- a CDS encoding TetR/AcrR family transcriptional regulator — translation MTDAPAQRARRGSYAKGQQTRQRIVDEAVVVFGRSGVTAGSLREVAARVGLTPAGLLHHFASKEELFAEVLRQRDERVRAAAGDPHEHTLVEQMKKVVAHNATTRGLTSLYSLVVAEAGDPAHPSHDAFADRYRQSAATAADLLRAGQAAGEVRADVDPERAARLLSAVMDGLQQQWLLDETVDMPALFAEFVRGYLQPPA, via the coding sequence ATGACCGACGCACCCGCGCAGCGCGCGCGTCGCGGCAGCTACGCCAAGGGGCAGCAGACCCGCCAGCGCATCGTCGACGAGGCGGTCGTGGTGTTCGGACGCTCCGGCGTCACGGCGGGGTCGCTTCGCGAGGTCGCCGCCCGCGTCGGTCTCACGCCCGCCGGCCTCCTGCACCACTTCGCGTCGAAGGAGGAGCTGTTCGCCGAGGTGCTGCGCCAGCGCGACGAGCGCGTGCGTGCGGCGGCGGGTGATCCGCACGAGCACACGCTCGTCGAGCAGATGAAGAAGGTCGTCGCCCACAACGCCACGACCCGCGGCCTCACCTCGCTCTACAGCCTGGTCGTCGCGGAGGCCGGCGACCCCGCGCACCCCTCGCACGACGCTTTCGCGGACCGGTATCGCCAGAGCGCCGCGACGGCCGCCGACCTGCTCCGCGCCGGACAGGCCGCGGGCGAGGTGCGCGCCGACGTCGATCCCGAGCGGGCCGCGAGGCTCCTCAGCGCCGTGATGGACGGCCTGCAGCAGCAGTGGCTCCTCGACGAGACGGTCGATATGCCCGCGCTCTTCGCGGAGTTCGTGCGGGGGTATCTGCAGCCTCCGGCCTGA
- a CDS encoding S-methyl thiohydantoin desulfurase domain-containing protein, with protein sequence MRTLGPERLPALARGFALLGAGGGGTTTLLELMAGEVLDGPVALHDVDDLDPSTPCVAVGFAGSTYLLGERVPGDDAFAPLLAAAERWTGVAAAAVCAMEGAGLNGLAPFLLAREHTLVDADLMGRALPGIDQLSLVVDAVPGVVLVADTGGGVMVVESSRAADVESLVRASIIRAGGAGAVLVAGFTVGDLADHGIRGTFARALALGDADVFGDDLPGARALGAGRVSAVDAVPDDAFARSVEVTGDDGALLRLVARSEFLAVTRDGQTIAASPDILVAIDSVSGDVLQVDAVTLARHVRVLALSAPPWWTDALERLAHVVPAAYGLRDLEVES encoded by the coding sequence ATGAGAACCCTCGGGCCCGAGCGCCTGCCGGCGCTGGCCCGGGGGTTCGCGCTGCTCGGCGCGGGCGGCGGGGGTACCACGACGCTGCTCGAGCTCATGGCGGGCGAGGTGCTCGACGGACCGGTCGCGTTGCACGACGTCGACGACCTCGATCCGTCGACCCCGTGCGTCGCCGTGGGCTTCGCCGGGTCCACGTACCTCCTGGGCGAACGGGTGCCCGGGGATGACGCCTTCGCCCCGCTTCTGGCCGCGGCCGAACGATGGACGGGCGTCGCGGCGGCGGCCGTGTGCGCCATGGAGGGGGCGGGTCTGAACGGTCTGGCGCCGTTCCTCCTCGCCCGCGAGCACACCCTCGTCGACGCCGACCTCATGGGGCGCGCCCTTCCCGGCATCGACCAGCTCTCGCTCGTCGTGGACGCCGTGCCCGGGGTCGTGCTCGTCGCCGACACCGGCGGGGGCGTCATGGTCGTGGAGTCGTCGCGGGCGGCCGATGTCGAGAGCCTCGTGCGCGCGAGCATCATCCGTGCCGGGGGAGCGGGCGCCGTGCTCGTAGCCGGTTTCACCGTCGGCGACCTCGCCGACCACGGCATCCGGGGCACGTTCGCCCGCGCCCTCGCGCTCGGCGACGCCGACGTGTTCGGCGACGACCTCCCCGGGGCGCGCGCCCTCGGCGCGGGGCGCGTGAGCGCGGTGGATGCCGTGCCGGACGATGCCTTCGCGCGGTCGGTCGAGGTGACCGGCGACGACGGGGCGCTGCTGCGCCTGGTCGCGCGCTCGGAGTTCCTCGCCGTCACCCGCGACGGGCAGACGATCGCCGCATCGCCCGACATCCTCGTCGCGATCGACTCCGTGTCGGGCGACGTGCTGCAGGTCGACGCCGTGACCCTCGCCCGGCACGTGCGGGTGCTGGCGCTGTCGGCACCGCCGTGGTGGACGGACGCGCTCGAACGCCTGGCGCACGTGGTACCGGCCGCGTACGGCTTGCGCGATCTGGAGGTGGAGTCGTGA